The Chroicocephalus ridibundus chromosome 2, bChrRid1.1, whole genome shotgun sequence genome includes a region encoding these proteins:
- the GHRHR gene encoding growth hormone-releasing hormone receptor: MNSSALYHCALYILSLAVLIAGNVHPECDFMTELKKKEAECLEVPEERGNATPPGCKRTWDKLLCWPEADAGETLALPCPNILFQFMKEPAGIVKRNCTKKGWSDTFPPYDIACPVEDEIPLEEQSYFSTIKIIYTIGYSVSITSLIIAVIVLIAFRRLHCPRNYIHVQLFFTFILKAIAIFIKDAVLFQDEDIDHCSFSTTECKISVVFCHYFMMTNFMWLLVEALYLNCLLLSSLSHGRRYFWWLVLFGWGFPTLFTLIWILAKFYFEDTACWDVNQGSPYWWLIKGPIIISVGVNFVLFINIIRILLKKLDPRQINFNNSSQYRRLSRSTLLLIPLFGTHYIVFNFLPEYTTLGVRLYLELCIGSFQGFIVAVLYCFLNQEVQTEIGRRWHGKSYGLMPVWRRTRWTVPSSSGVKMTTSVC; encoded by the exons ATGAACTCTAGTGCTTTATACCACTGTGCTCTGTACATCCTGAGTCTAGCAGTGCTT ATTGCTGGGAATGTCCACCCAGAATGTGATTTTATgacagagctgaagaaaaaggaggcTGAATGTCTGGAGGTCCCAGAAGAGCGTGGAAATGCAACACCACCAG GTTGCAAGAGAACTTGGGACAAATTACTGTGCTGGCCAGAGGCAGATGCTGGAGAGACTCTTGCCTTACCATGCCCAAACATCCTCTTTCAATTCATGAAGGAGCCAG ctgggatagtGAAAAGGAACTGCACAAAGAAAGGCTGGTCTGATACATTCCCTCCCTATGATATTGCTTGTCCAGTAGAAGATGAGATTCCGCTTGAAGAA CAATCCTACTTTTCTACTATAAAAATTATCTACACTATAGGATACAGTGTATCTATCACTTCACTCATTATTGCCGTGATAGTTCTTATTGCATTCAG gaGGCTTCACTGTCCCAGAAATTACATCCATGTACAgctcttttttacttttatattaaAAGCTATTGCCATTTTCATTAAGGATGCAGTCCTTTTCCAAGACGAAGACATTGATCATTGCAGCTTCTCTACA ACTGAATGCaagatttcagttgttttctgtCACTACTTCATGATGACAAACTTCATGTGGCTGCTAGTAGAGGCTCTTTACCTAAACTGTCTCCTACTCTCATCTCTTTCTCATGGAAGAAGATATTTTTGGTGGCTTGTTCTCTTTGGCTGGG GTTTTCCAACGCTTTTCACCCTTATATGGATATTAGCGAAATTCTACTTTGAAGACACAGC ATGCTGGGATGTTAATCAGGGCTCTCCATACTGGTGGCTAATCAAAGGACCTATTATAATTTCTGTTGGG GTCAATTTTGTCCTATTTATCAATATCATCAGAATTTTGCTGAAAAAACTAGACCCAAGACAAATCAACTTCAATAACTCTTCTCAGTACAG ACGTCTATCAAGGTCAACTCTGCTTCTAATTCCATTATTTGGAACCCATTATATCGTCTTCAACTTTCTTCCGGAATATACCACCTTGGGGGTTCGGCTTTACTTAGAGCTCTGTATTGGATCTTTTCAG GGGTTTATTGTAGCAGTTCTCTATTGTTTCTTGAACCAAGAG GTACAAACGGAAATTGGCCGGAGGTGGCACGGTAAGAGCTATGGACTTATGCCAGTGTGGAGGAGGACAAGATGGACTGTGCCATCTAGTTCTGGAGTAAAAATGACCACATCTGTGTGCTAA